A genomic window from Patescibacteria group bacterium includes:
- the rpsR gene encoding 30S ribosomal protein S18: MRSNQKKSGLMNQQRHCVFCIHGVMAIDYKNINGMKRFLSSYGKIVPRRRSGVCAKHQRMLAQAIKRARQMALIPFLVK, encoded by the coding sequence ATGAGATCGAATCAAAAGAAGTCCGGCCTGATGAACCAGCAGCGCCATTGCGTGTTCTGCATTCACGGCGTCATGGCCATCGACTACAAGAATATCAACGGCATGAAGCGGTTCCTGTCGTCTTACGGCAAGATCGTGCCGCGCCGCCGCAGCGGCGTCTGCGCCAAGCATCAGCGCATGCTCGCCCAGGCGATCAAGCGGGCGCGGCAGATGGCGCTGATCCCGTTCCTGGTTAAATGA